The following proteins come from a genomic window of Rutidosis leptorrhynchoides isolate AG116_Rl617_1_P2 chromosome 10, CSIRO_AGI_Rlap_v1, whole genome shotgun sequence:
- the LOC139871441 gene encoding uncharacterized protein: MLQTLCSSGKFSSKVLSDLVRSKLITSKVTGRETLRNNLVPRKVGIFIWRALNGRLPVLSELDKRGIDLHSVCCPICDKDIKTVQHALFQCEKSKEVWDKTHKWFDIVSGSLDSNTAFRGNSSFQTTGIGSKIRQAVEWTCGYLIWKNRNKMVFKKLCWNPPMALNEIQVKSFE; this comes from the coding sequence atgttacagactcTATGCTCTAGTGGTAAATTCTCATCAAAGGTTCTCTCGGATTTGGTGCGGTCAAAATTAATAACCTCAAAAGTAACGGGTAGGGAAACATTAAGGAACAACCTTGTTCCTAGGAAAGTGGGGATCTTTATTTGGAGGGCATTAAATGGTAGATTACCGGTTTTGTCGGAACTTGACAAGAGGGGAATCGACCTTCATTCGGTTTGTTGCCCCATTTGTGATAAAGATATTAAGACGGTTCAACACGCACTTTTTCAATGCGAAAAAAGCAAAGAGGTTTGGGACAAGACTCACAAATGGTTCGATATTGTTAGTGGGTCGTTAGATAGCAATACGGCTTTTCGGGGTAATTCTTCTTTTCAAACTACCGGTATTGGCTCTAAAATACGGCAAGCGGTCGAGTGGACATGCGGTTACCTTATTTGGAAAAATCGAAACAAGATGGTCTTCAAAAAATTGTGTTGGAATCCACCGATGGCTCTAAATGAAATTCAAGTTAAGAGCTTTGAGTGA